A window of bacterium contains these coding sequences:
- a CDS encoding bifunctional alpha,alpha-trehalose-phosphate synthase (UDP-forming)/trehalose-phosphatase — protein sequence MVTRDVLQRMRETLPGRQLIIVSNREPYVHKKGPTGPEVIRPVGGLVAALDPVMQEIGGTWIAWGDGEADFDVTDSQARVGVPPDAPRYTLKRIALSRAEIEGSYYGYANQALWPLCHMAMEQARFRARYWASYKAANHRFAEAVQAEAAADAVVWIHDYHLALCPREIRRLRPELFLMQFWHIPWPAWDVFRICPQRAELLDGLLANDLVAFQHPRHVEHFLECVERELGAHVDDGVVEYDGRMIEVEAFPISIDVAGLEETARSTRCERWMARLRRRLRLDGRSVVVSVDRLDYTKGIPERLQAIDLFFKRHPEYRSRIVFIQKTAPSRTRIKAYRDLQAQVEHTVERLNQAYGTPDWQPVISLPAPLPPAGMAALYRMADLCIVSSLQDGMNLVAKEFIACQVDGRGALLLSELTGARDELSWAIPINPYDLDGCADAIPRGLAVPLEERRRRMEHLRTYLAEHDIFHWVAQHLQAAAHLIAGRVAPRRLFDAVEEVRARIVGEDPIALLADFDGTLAGFADTPDAVALPGDVRTALAQIALNPRAAIGIVSGRALGDIRLRVGLDGIVYAGNHGLEIAGPGWTWTHPEADQAREIIAACSRRLQQRLRGIPGAWVEDKGLTAAVHYRQTPHRFTEGVRIAVHEEVARVPSGTLVLRPGKHVLEIRPDVSWDKGAAVRWILTRLYGEDWPRRARVVYAGDDRTDEDVFETLADPAVTVKVGPRVSPTAARYHLDGVEDVYRCIRLLERWLASPVEGGAVSRAGYQMVSDNDGHRNPGVFAHR from the coding sequence ATGGTGACCCGTGATGTCTTGCAGCGAATGCGCGAGACGCTGCCGGGACGGCAACTGATCATCGTGAGCAACCGGGAGCCCTACGTCCACAAGAAGGGCCCAACCGGCCCTGAGGTCATCCGGCCCGTCGGCGGGTTGGTGGCTGCGCTCGATCCGGTGATGCAGGAGATCGGGGGGACCTGGATTGCCTGGGGGGATGGCGAGGCGGATTTTGACGTCACGGATTCCCAGGCTCGGGTCGGTGTTCCTCCAGACGCGCCGCGGTACACGCTCAAGCGCATCGCTCTCTCCCGCGCCGAGATCGAGGGATCCTACTATGGGTACGCCAACCAAGCGCTGTGGCCGCTCTGCCACATGGCGATGGAGCAGGCGCGGTTCCGCGCCCGATACTGGGCGTCGTACAAAGCGGCCAATCACCGGTTCGCCGAGGCGGTGCAGGCCGAGGCGGCCGCCGACGCCGTGGTCTGGATCCATGACTATCATCTGGCCCTCTGCCCGCGCGAGATTCGGCGGCTGCGTCCGGAGCTGTTTCTCATGCAGTTCTGGCACATCCCCTGGCCCGCGTGGGACGTGTTTCGGATCTGCCCGCAACGGGCGGAACTGCTCGACGGCCTGCTCGCCAACGACCTGGTCGCGTTTCAGCATCCCCGCCACGTCGAGCATTTCCTGGAGTGCGTCGAGCGTGAGCTCGGGGCGCATGTCGACGACGGGGTCGTCGAATACGACGGACGGATGATCGAGGTGGAGGCCTTCCCCATCAGCATCGACGTCGCCGGGTTGGAGGAGACGGCGCGATCGACCCGCTGCGAGCGCTGGATGGCCCGGCTGCGGCGGCGGCTTCGATTGGACGGTCGCTCCGTCGTGGTGAGCGTCGACCGCCTCGACTACACGAAGGGGATTCCGGAACGGCTCCAGGCGATCGACCTGTTCTTCAAGCGGCATCCGGAGTATCGGTCGCGCATCGTGTTCATCCAGAAGACCGCGCCGAGCCGGACCCGGATCAAAGCCTATCGGGATCTGCAGGCGCAGGTCGAGCACACGGTCGAGCGCCTCAACCAGGCATACGGGACACCCGACTGGCAGCCGGTCATCTCGCTGCCGGCCCCCCTTCCCCCGGCCGGCATGGCGGCACTCTATCGCATGGCCGACCTCTGTATCGTCAGCTCCCTCCAGGACGGCATGAATCTTGTGGCCAAGGAGTTCATCGCCTGCCAGGTCGACGGCCGGGGCGCCTTGCTGCTCAGCGAACTGACCGGCGCTCGAGACGAGCTGTCGTGGGCCATCCCCATCAATCCTTACGATCTCGATGGCTGCGCCGATGCGATTCCCAGGGGGCTCGCGGTGCCGCTCGAGGAGCGGCGCCGGCGCATGGAGCACCTTCGCACCTATCTTGCCGAACACGATATTTTCCACTGGGTCGCGCAGCATCTTCAAGCGGCGGCGCATCTGATCGCCGGTCGCGTCGCCCCCAGGCGGTTGTTCGACGCCGTCGAGGAGGTCCGGGCCCGGATCGTGGGTGAGGACCCGATCGCCCTGCTGGCCGATTTCGACGGGACCCTCGCGGGGTTCGCCGATACTCCTGATGCCGTGGCGCTTCCCGGCGACGTGAGGACCGCCCTCGCGCAGATCGCCCTCAATCCCCGAGCAGCGATCGGCATCGTGAGCGGGCGCGCGCTCGGTGACATTCGTCTTCGTGTCGGCCTCGACGGGATCGTTTACGCGGGGAACCACGGCCTCGAGATCGCCGGGCCGGGGTGGACGTGGACCCACCCCGAAGCGGATCAGGCGCGCGAGATCATCGCCGCGTGCAGCCGGCGGCTGCAGCAGCGCCTGCGGGGGATCCCCGGCGCCTGGGTCGAAGACAAGGGCCTCACCGCCGCGGTCCACTACCGCCAGACCCCTCACCGGTTCACCGAAGGCGTGCGCATCGCCGTTCACGAGGAGGTCGCCCGGGTTCCCTCGGGCACGCTGGTCCTGCGTCCGGGGAAGCACGTCCTCGAGATTCGCCCCGACGTCTCCTGGGACAAGGGCGCCGCGGTGCGCTGGATCCTGACACGGTTGTACGGGGAGGATTGGCCCCGGCGCGCGCGCGTCGTCTATGCGGGAGACGATAGGACGGACGAAGACGTGTTTGAGACGCTCGCGGATCCCGCGGTGACGGTCAAGGTCGGACCCCGCGTCTCCCCGACCGCCGCGCGGTACCATCTGGACGGCGTCGAGGATGTCTACCGGTGTATCCGCCTGCTGGAGCGATGGCTCGCCTCGCCGGTCGAGGGTGGCGCCGTGTCCCGTGCAGGATACCAGATGGTCTCAGACAACGACGGCCATCGCAACCCTGGAGTCTTCGCGCATCGATGA